Proteins encoded by one window of Desulfobaccales bacterium:
- a CDS encoding Rne/Rng family ribonuclease has product MGSQLIISKAACDTRAALVEDGRLVEFFLERRGEEDPTGNIYKGRVIKVLPGIAAAFVDIGLERPAYLYVDEISDAWDDFYSLWLKSDAAEGGEPPREQVQPGIEDLLSPGQEVVVQVHRPPRGGKGARLTTHITLAGHYLVYTPTVSQVGVSRRLTEEGERERLKGILTELKPERGGFIARTASLSQDQETLAREREQLVARWQKILRKGETSRAPALLHQEPEFAVRLVRDLFGPDMDLVAVDDPDTCREVEEYLAGFHPWLRARVECYTGAEPIFSHYGLEVDWRRLLAPQVWLKSGGYLVIDTTEALTAIDVNTGRFTGKSNLEETILQTNLEAAREAARQIRLRNLGGLIIIDFIDMAKAAHRQAVHEELLAALKKDRAKTMVLPISPLGLVEMTRQRLRDSLVQLATEACPCCQGQGALLSPLVVAHDLLRQLGAEAREFPGCRFTVQLHPEVAATLREEGRELLPRLTAEFQVEIRLLEEPSFPRGHYNLTRDWRGLKGR; this is encoded by the coding sequence ATGGGGAGCCAGCTCATCATCAGCAAAGCCGCCTGCGATACCCGGGCCGCCCTGGTGGAGGACGGCCGCCTGGTGGAGTTTTTCCTGGAGCGCCGGGGAGAAGAGGACCCCACCGGCAATATCTACAAGGGCCGGGTCATCAAGGTTCTCCCCGGCATCGCCGCGGCCTTTGTGGACATCGGCCTGGAGCGCCCCGCCTACCTCTATGTGGATGAGATTTCCGACGCCTGGGACGATTTTTACAGCCTCTGGCTGAAGAGCGACGCTGCGGAGGGTGGAGAGCCCCCCCGGGAGCAGGTGCAGCCCGGCATCGAGGACCTCCTCTCTCCCGGGCAGGAGGTGGTGGTGCAGGTGCACCGGCCGCCCCGGGGCGGCAAAGGAGCCCGCCTCACCACCCACATCACCCTGGCGGGGCACTATCTGGTTTACACTCCCACAGTCTCCCAGGTGGGGGTATCCCGGCGCCTCACCGAGGAAGGCGAGCGGGAGCGCCTCAAGGGCATCCTCACCGAGCTCAAGCCGGAGCGGGGCGGCTTCATCGCCCGCACCGCCAGCCTCTCCCAGGACCAGGAGACCCTGGCCCGGGAGCGGGAGCAGCTGGTGGCCCGCTGGCAGAAGATCCTGCGCAAAGGCGAGACCAGCCGGGCCCCGGCCCTTTTGCATCAGGAGCCGGAGTTCGCCGTGCGCCTGGTCCGGGACCTCTTCGGACCGGACATGGACTTGGTGGCGGTGGATGACCCGGACACCTGCCGGGAGGTGGAGGAGTATCTGGCGGGCTTCCACCCCTGGCTCAGGGCCCGGGTGGAATGCTACACCGGCGCCGAGCCCATCTTCTCCCATTACGGCCTGGAGGTGGACTGGCGGCGCCTGCTGGCCCCCCAGGTGTGGCTGAAAAGCGGCGGCTACCTGGTCATCGACACCACCGAGGCCCTGACCGCCATTGATGTCAACACCGGCCGCTTCACCGGCAAAAGCAACCTGGAGGAGACCATACTCCAGACCAATCTGGAGGCGGCCCGGGAGGCGGCCCGGCAGATCCGCCTGCGCAACCTGGGTGGCCTGATCATCATTGATTTCATCGACATGGCCAAGGCGGCCCACCGCCAGGCGGTGCATGAGGAGCTATTGGCGGCCCTGAAAAAGGACCGGGCCAAGACCATGGTGCTCCCCATCTCGCCTCTGGGACTGGTGGAGATGACCCGCCAGCGCCTGCGGGACAGCCTGGTGCAGCTGGCCACCGAGGCCTGTCCCTGCTGCCAGGGCCAGGGCGCGCTGCTCTCGCCGCTGGTGGTGGCCCACGACCTCCTGCGTCAGCTCGGCGCCGAGGCCCGGGAATTTCCGGGGTGCCGCTTCACGGTGCAGCTCCACCCGGAGGTGGCCGCCACGCTCCGGGAAGAGGGCCGGGAGCTCCTGCCCCGGCTCACCGCAGAGTTTCAGGTGGAGATCCGCCTCCTGGAGGAGCCCAGCTTTCCCCGGGGCCACTACAATCTCACCCGGGACTGGCGGGGACTCAAGGGAAGATAG
- a CDS encoding TIGR00725 family protein, with protein MSRGYHKCYVAVIGAGEAGPQLLALAREVGRLIAQAGAVVLCGGLGGVMAAAAQGATEAGGVSIGILPGPDRRQANPHLTYCLPTNLGHARNMIIAHAAEALIAVGGGYGTISEAAIGLKLGKPVIALAVDWDLPGLRRAASPQEAVALALALCMGKRGAQRQ; from the coding sequence ATGAGCCGCGGTTACCACAAATGCTATGTGGCGGTCATCGGGGCCGGTGAGGCCGGCCCGCAGCTTCTGGCCCTGGCCCGGGAGGTGGGCCGCTTAATCGCCCAGGCCGGGGCGGTGGTGCTGTGCGGGGGACTGGGGGGAGTGATGGCCGCCGCCGCCCAAGGCGCGACCGAGGCCGGCGGGGTGAGCATCGGCATCCTTCCCGGCCCTGACCGCCGCCAGGCCAACCCCCATCTCACCTACTGCCTGCCCACCAACCTGGGGCACGCCCGCAACATGATCATCGCCCACGCCGCGGAGGCCCTCATTGCTGTGGGCGGCGGCTACGGCACCATCTCCGAGGCGGCCATCGGGCTGAAGCTGGGAAAGCCGGTTATCGCCCTGGCGGTGGACTGGGATCTGCCCGGCCTCCGGCGGGCCGCCTCCCCCCAGGAAGCCGTGGCCCTGGCCTTGGCGTTGTGCATGGGAAAGAGGGGGGCTCAGCGGCAGTAA
- a CDS encoding thioredoxin family protein, whose translation MMHKRKVEVFTAGCPVCAGLVDLVKSSACPTCDVIIYNLNQGEGVEAARRYGVTAVPAVAVEGKLLECCKRGAVTREDLLAAGIGKPV comes from the coding sequence ATGATGCACAAGAGAAAGGTGGAGGTCTTTACTGCGGGTTGCCCGGTTTGCGCCGGCCTGGTGGATTTAGTCAAGTCCAGTGCGTGCCCCACTTGTGACGTCATCATCTACAACCTGAATCAGGGGGAAGGGGTTGAGGCGGCCAGACGGTATGGCGTTACCGCGGTGCCCGCGGTGGCAGTAGAGGGGAAATTGCTGGAGTGCTGCAAGCGGGGGGCCGTCACCCGAGAAGATTTGCTGGCGGCTGGCATAGGGAAGCCGGTCTGA
- a CDS encoding MerR family transcriptional regulator: MKELTIGALARAAGVRVETIRYYQRRGLLPLPPRPAEGYRKYPPEAILKIRFIKRAQRLGFTLREIQELLALANAEAISCSRMLAVTQRKLAEIERKITALNDIKEVLQELIQKCPGEGGLALCPIWERLERNQVKGGK; the protein is encoded by the coding sequence ATGAAAGAGCTCACTATCGGCGCGCTGGCGAGGGCTGCGGGGGTACGAGTGGAGACCATCCGCTACTATCAGCGCCGCGGGCTTCTTCCCTTACCGCCCCGGCCAGCGGAAGGCTACCGGAAATATCCGCCCGAGGCCATCCTAAAAATCCGCTTCATCAAGCGGGCCCAGAGGTTGGGGTTTACCCTTCGGGAAATCCAGGAACTCCTGGCTTTGGCTAATGCCGAGGCCATCTCCTGCTCCCGGATGCTTGCCGTGACCCAGCGCAAACTTGCGGAAATTGAAAGGAAAATAACGGCCTTGAATGATATCAAAGAAGTTCTCCAGGAGCTGATCCAAAAGTGTCCAGGAGAAGGCGGCTTGGCATTGTGCCCCATATGGGAGCGGCTGGAACGCAATCAAGTTAAAGGAGGAAAATAA
- the acsB gene encoding acetyl-CoA decarbonylase/synthase complex subunit alpha/beta encodes MSRIIISAAIRGAHKIVNKCAEALYQARDKYGENQEIGFPNTAYYLPIIYSLMGVKIERIKDAIPVMERCKSLLPPIPAEKHYLPYLGPGLDAGLATIMAEEIYEALRYLTDPGFYIGGEDVIEKGAEKIWLGAAEDTIFRKRGIEFVDGSAPGFAAIVGSAPSVQEAVDLVLDYQKKNLYIFCAARDIEGKTSVPEQLLEAGVQIGWPTRIVPFSPDISGAVFALGFANRAAMAFGGVKPGAALKMLLYNKDRIFAFVNPLSTISDEWYANAAGCINWGFPVITNQDIPQILPTGICTYEHVVSNVPMSEISQKSIEVRGLKVTVTHIDIPVNFGAAFEGERVRKDDLYLECGGGKTQAVELVTSKRMDEVEDGKVEVIGPDIPDLPKDKIPARLPLAVVVEVAGRNFQADFEPILERQIHHLVNYAQGIMHIGQRDIAWYRIGKGAVEKGFTLKHIGVILHAKFHQDFGAIFDKCQIKIYTEKDKVDEITAMARKVYAERDARIEGMTDETTEVYYSCTLCQSFAPNHVCVISPERTGLCGAYNWMDCKASYEINPTGPNQPIQKGETIDPKLGQWKGVNEFVFKASRQAVSAYNFYSLVYDPMTTCGCCECISAVLPMCNGIMTVNRDYTGETPCGMKFTTLAGVIGGGQVTPGFVGHSKYNITQRKFIAGDGGLLRLVWMPKMLKEEIRERLIKRGQELGVPDLIDRIADETVGVTEDEILPFLQEKNHPALSMEPIIG; translated from the coding sequence ATGTCGAGGATCATCATTTCGGCCGCCATCCGCGGTGCTCACAAGATCGTTAACAAATGTGCTGAGGCGCTCTATCAGGCCCGGGATAAGTATGGGGAAAACCAGGAGATCGGCTTTCCCAACACCGCCTACTATCTCCCCATCATCTACTCCCTCATGGGGGTGAAGATTGAGCGCATCAAAGATGCCATCCCGGTAATGGAGCGCTGCAAATCCCTGCTGCCGCCCATTCCGGCGGAAAAACACTACCTCCCCTATCTGGGACCCGGTCTGGATGCCGGTCTGGCCACCATCATGGCCGAGGAAATTTATGAGGCTCTGCGCTACCTCACCGACCCCGGTTTTTACATCGGCGGTGAGGACGTCATTGAGAAAGGTGCTGAGAAGATCTGGCTGGGCGCCGCCGAGGACACCATCTTCCGGAAGCGGGGCATCGAGTTCGTGGACGGCTCGGCCCCGGGCTTTGCCGCCATCGTCGGCTCCGCCCCCTCGGTGCAGGAGGCCGTGGATCTGGTCCTGGATTACCAGAAAAAGAACCTCTACATCTTCTGCGCCGCCCGGGACATCGAAGGCAAGACTTCGGTACCGGAGCAGCTTCTGGAGGCGGGCGTCCAGATCGGCTGGCCCACCCGCATCGTGCCCTTCAGCCCGGACATCTCCGGCGCCGTCTTCGCCCTGGGCTTCGCCAACCGGGCCGCCATGGCCTTCGGCGGCGTCAAACCCGGGGCCGCATTGAAGATGCTCCTGTACAACAAAGACCGCATCTTCGCCTTCGTCAATCCGCTGTCCACCATCTCCGATGAGTGGTATGCCAACGCCGCGGGCTGCATCAACTGGGGCTTCCCGGTCATCACCAACCAGGACATCCCCCAGATCCTGCCCACCGGTATCTGCACCTATGAGCACGTGGTCTCCAACGTGCCCATGTCGGAGATCAGCCAGAAGTCCATCGAAGTCCGGGGCCTCAAGGTCACCGTCACTCACATTGACATCCCGGTGAACTTCGGCGCCGCCTTCGAGGGCGAGCGGGTGCGCAAGGATGACCTCTACCTCGAGTGCGGCGGCGGCAAGACCCAGGCGGTGGAGCTGGTTACCAGCAAGCGCATGGACGAGGTGGAAGACGGCAAGGTGGAGGTCATCGGCCCCGACATCCCGGATCTGCCCAAGGACAAGATCCCGGCCCGCCTGCCCCTGGCGGTGGTGGTGGAGGTGGCCGGCCGCAACTTCCAGGCCGACTTCGAGCCCATCCTGGAGCGGCAGATCCACCACCTGGTGAACTACGCCCAGGGCATCATGCACATCGGGCAGCGGGACATCGCCTGGTACCGCATCGGCAAGGGCGCGGTGGAGAAGGGCTTCACCCTGAAGCACATCGGCGTCATCCTGCACGCCAAGTTCCACCAGGATTTCGGCGCCATCTTCGACAAGTGCCAGATCAAGATTTACACCGAGAAGGACAAGGTGGACGAAATCACCGCCATGGCCCGCAAGGTCTACGCCGAGCGGGATGCCCGCATCGAGGGCATGACCGACGAGACCACCGAGGTCTACTACTCCTGCACCCTGTGCCAGTCCTTCGCGCCCAACCACGTGTGCGTCATCTCCCCGGAGCGCACCGGCCTGTGCGGCGCCTACAACTGGATGGACTGCAAGGCCTCCTATGAGATCAACCCCACCGGTCCCAACCAGCCCATCCAGAAAGGGGAGACCATCGATCCCAAGCTGGGGCAGTGGAAGGGCGTCAACGAGTTCGTCTTCAAAGCCTCCCGCCAGGCAGTGTCGGCCTACAACTTCTACAGCCTGGTCTATGACCCCATGACCACCTGCGGCTGCTGCGAGTGCATCTCCGCGGTATTGCCCATGTGCAACGGCATCATGACCGTGAACCGGGACTACACCGGTGAGACCCCCTGCGGCATGAAGTTCACCACCCTGGCGGGCGTCATCGGCGGCGGTCAGGTCACCCCCGGCTTTGTGGGCCACAGCAAATACAACATCACCCAGCGCAAGTTCATCGCCGGCGACGGCGGGCTCCTGCGTCTGGTATGGATGCCCAAGATGCTGAAAGAGGAAATCCGGGAGCGCCTCATTAAGCGGGGTCAGGAGCTGGGCGTCCCGGATCTCATCGACCGCATCGCCGATGAGACCGTGGGGGTCACCGAGGATGAGATCCTGCCCTTCCTGCAGGAGAAGAACCATCCGGCCCTGAGCATGGAACCCATCATCGGCTAA
- a CDS encoding dihydropteroate synthase, translated as MSKFYRIGENLNVVTKKYGQAMKDRDPKPLQELALQEAEKGVDYIDVNIGPARKGGEELMEWIVKIIQEVVPNIPLALDTSNIAAMEAGLRVHKGRALINSIMARPERMDAMMPLVKKYDADMIGLLWGPEGMPRDEHERGMLTAEILAKAAEYDIENERIWFDPIIAPLNIQQPQLISVLEYMKMLPDMAPGAKSTCGLSNSSNGVPEHLRPIINRTYVIMLQRYGMVSAIVDAFDDELRDVVDGKKPEAVKVVYDIMDGKPVDIPSLPKDLQNYAKTARVILGQVLFSDSWLEI; from the coding sequence ATGAGCAAATTCTACCGCATCGGCGAAAACCTGAATGTGGTGACAAAGAAATACGGTCAGGCCATGAAGGACCGGGACCCCAAGCCGCTGCAGGAGCTGGCCCTGCAGGAGGCCGAAAAAGGGGTGGATTACATTGACGTCAACATCGGTCCGGCCCGCAAGGGCGGCGAAGAGCTGATGGAGTGGATCGTCAAGATCATCCAGGAGGTGGTGCCCAACATCCCCCTGGCCCTGGACACCTCCAACATCGCCGCCATGGAGGCGGGGCTTCGGGTTCACAAAGGCCGGGCCCTCATCAACTCCATCATGGCCCGTCCCGAGCGCATGGACGCCATGATGCCCCTGGTGAAGAAATACGACGCTGACATGATCGGCCTCCTGTGGGGGCCGGAAGGCATGCCCCGGGATGAGCACGAGCGGGGCATGCTCACCGCCGAGATTCTGGCCAAGGCGGCGGAGTATGACATCGAAAACGAGCGCATCTGGTTTGACCCCATCATCGCGCCCTTGAACATCCAGCAGCCCCAGCTCATCAGCGTGCTGGAATACATGAAGATGCTCCCCGACATGGCGCCGGGGGCCAAATCCACCTGCGGCCTTTCCAACTCCAGCAATGGCGTGCCGGAGCACCTCAGGCCCATCATCAACCGCACCTACGTCATCATGCTGCAGCGCTACGGCATGGTCTCCGCCATCGTGGACGCTTTTGATGACGAGCTCCGGGATGTGGTGGACGGCAAGAAACCCGAGGCGGTGAAGGTGGTCTACGACATCATGGACGGCAAACCCGTGGACATCCCCTCTCTCCCCAAGGACCTGCAGAACTACGCCAAGACCGCCCGGGTGATCCTGGGCCAGGTGCTGTTCTCGGATTCCTGGCTGGAGATTTGA
- the selB gene encoding selenocysteine-specific translation elongation factor: protein MTLPPIILGTAGHIDHGKSSLIKALTGIDPDRLKEEKLRGITIELGFAYLTLPSGQLLGIVDVPGHERFVRHMVAGATGMDMVALVIAADEGVMPQTREHLEICELLKVKKGLVVLTKTDLVEPDWLDLVEEEVREALTGTFLEGAPIVRFSALTGEGKEELLATLAELAATVPPKPAGGIFRLPIDRVFTIKGFGTVVTGTAITGSLKVGETVMIYPPGFKAKVRSLQSHGQSVEEIRAGSRTAINLQGLEKEQVERGMVVATPGSLVPCRRLDTFLEVLPSAPRPLKHRTAVRLHTGTSETLAVALLLDADELSREESGYVQFLLRDPVALKPGDRYVIRNLSPAFTWGGGVILQVNSPKRKRFQDKVLTALAALEKMEPAVHISHALEEAGPKGLSLMELAALLPFDLPRLREELTALTQAGSILKYDPDNERYLLTATAQALEGRILELLTAFHAKNPLLPGLSKEELRTQLPEGVEARLFNFLLSRLTQAGRLAVAKEVVRLSTHKVTLGGEDEKLTRQLEDLYRRGELTPPTLKEVEAALKLPLPRLQPLLRVLVNEGRLLKIKEDLYFHQEAVNRLKARLTEFLRQNGEITVLQFKDLTQTSRKFTIPLLEYLDATRFTVRVGEARRLREGA from the coding sequence ATGACCTTGCCACCCATCATTCTCGGCACCGCCGGGCATATTGACCACGGCAAAAGTTCCCTCATCAAGGCCCTCACCGGCATCGACCCGGACCGCCTCAAGGAGGAGAAACTCCGGGGCATCACCATTGAGCTGGGGTTCGCCTATCTCACCCTGCCCAGCGGCCAGCTCCTGGGCATCGTGGACGTGCCCGGGCATGAGCGCTTTGTCCGGCATATGGTGGCCGGCGCCACCGGCATGGACATGGTGGCCCTGGTCATCGCCGCGGACGAAGGGGTCATGCCTCAGACCCGGGAGCATCTGGAGATCTGCGAGCTCCTCAAGGTGAAGAAAGGCTTGGTGGTCCTCACCAAAACCGACCTGGTGGAACCGGACTGGCTGGATCTGGTGGAGGAGGAGGTGCGGGAAGCTTTGACTGGCACCTTCCTGGAGGGCGCGCCCATCGTGCGCTTTTCGGCCCTGACCGGCGAGGGCAAAGAGGAACTGTTGGCCACCCTGGCGGAGCTGGCCGCCACCGTGCCCCCTAAACCTGCGGGCGGCATCTTCCGCCTGCCCATCGACCGGGTCTTCACCATCAAAGGCTTCGGCACCGTGGTCACCGGCACCGCCATCACCGGCAGTCTGAAGGTGGGGGAGACGGTGATGATCTATCCCCCGGGCTTCAAGGCCAAGGTGCGGAGCCTCCAAAGTCACGGCCAGAGCGTGGAGGAGATCCGGGCCGGCTCCCGCACCGCCATCAATCTCCAGGGGCTGGAAAAGGAGCAGGTGGAGCGGGGCATGGTGGTGGCCACCCCCGGCTCCCTGGTGCCCTGCCGCCGCCTGGACACCTTCCTGGAGGTGCTCCCCAGCGCCCCGAGGCCCCTGAAGCACCGCACCGCGGTGCGCCTCCACACCGGCACCAGCGAGACCCTGGCTGTGGCTCTGCTGCTGGACGCCGACGAACTCAGCCGGGAAGAGAGCGGCTATGTGCAGTTTCTCCTCCGGGATCCGGTGGCCCTGAAGCCCGGGGACCGCTATGTCATCCGCAACCTCTCCCCCGCCTTCACCTGGGGGGGCGGGGTCATCCTCCAGGTCAACTCCCCCAAGCGCAAGCGTTTCCAGGACAAGGTCCTCACGGCCCTGGCGGCCCTGGAGAAGATGGAGCCTGCGGTCCATATCAGCCACGCCCTGGAGGAGGCCGGCCCCAAGGGGCTCAGCCTCATGGAATTGGCGGCCCTCCTCCCCTTTGATCTGCCCCGCCTGCGGGAGGAACTGACTGCGTTGACCCAGGCCGGCAGCATCCTGAAGTATGACCCGGACAACGAGCGCTATCTCCTCACCGCCACCGCCCAGGCGCTGGAGGGGCGCATCCTGGAATTGCTGACCGCCTTTCATGCCAAAAACCCCCTGCTCCCCGGCCTCTCCAAAGAGGAGCTGCGCACCCAGCTGCCCGAGGGGGTGGAGGCCCGGCTCTTCAACTTTCTCCTCTCCCGGCTGACCCAGGCCGGCCGCCTGGCAGTGGCCAAGGAGGTGGTGCGCCTCAGCACCCACAAGGTGACCCTGGGGGGCGAAGACGAGAAGCTCACCCGGCAACTGGAGGACTTATACCGGCGGGGTGAGCTTACTCCGCCCACCCTGAAGGAGGTGGAGGCGGCCCTGAAACTGCCCCTCCCCCGTCTGCAGCCGCTCCTGCGCGTCCTGGTGAATGAAGGCCGGCTGTTGAAGATCAAGGAGGACCTCTATTTCCATCAGGAGGCCGTAAACCGCCTCAAGGCGCGGCTGACAGAGTTTCTCCGGCAAAACGGGGAGATCACCGTGCTGCAGTTCAAGGATCTCACCCAGACCTCCCGCAAGTTCACCATCCCCTTGCTGGAGTATCTGGACGCCACCCGCTTCACCGTGCGGGTAGGGGAGGCCCGCCGCCTGCGGGAGGGAGCGTAA
- the acsC gene encoding acetyl-CoA decarbonylase/synthase complex subunit gamma, which produces MALTGIEIFKMLPKTNCKECGFPTCLAFAMALASGKAELAACPYVSDEVREKLAEASAPPIRPVKIAMKDAEKVIGGELVMFRHEKTFFNPPLIAGLLTTAMSDAQVDAQLDAFAKMQYERVGLMLRPEMFAIKDAGDGAKFAALAKKVADKTDAAIMLMSDNVDNLKAAAEAIKDRKPVLYAATAANAEALGALAKELGVPLVAKADNYDALAELSTKLTGMGLKDLILDSGARTIKQAFQDQVVIRRAALGPKFRPFGFPTVTFPCEMTDDPMKEIAYAATFIAKYGGIVVLSSLEPHRVFPLLLQRLNIYTDPQKPMIVTQGIYPINNPDENSPIAITTNFALTYFIVSGEIEGSKVPTWLLIKDTEGLSVMTAWAAGKFSGDDVGQFVKKSGITEKAKTRTLIIPGYAAAISGDLEEELPDWKILIGPREASHIPAFLKSLQQ; this is translated from the coding sequence ATGGCGTTAACCGGAATTGAAATCTTTAAGATGCTGCCCAAAACCAACTGCAAAGAGTGCGGCTTCCCCACCTGCCTCGCCTTTGCCATGGCTTTGGCCAGCGGTAAGGCGGAACTGGCCGCCTGTCCTTATGTCTCCGACGAAGTGCGGGAAAAGCTGGCGGAAGCCTCCGCGCCGCCCATTCGCCCGGTGAAGATCGCCATGAAGGATGCCGAGAAGGTCATCGGCGGCGAACTGGTGATGTTCCGCCATGAGAAGACCTTCTTCAATCCGCCCCTCATTGCGGGCCTTCTCACCACCGCCATGAGCGACGCGCAGGTGGACGCCCAGCTGGACGCCTTTGCCAAGATGCAGTATGAGCGCGTCGGCTTGATGCTCCGGCCTGAGATGTTTGCCATCAAGGATGCCGGGGACGGGGCCAAATTCGCCGCCCTGGCCAAGAAGGTGGCGGACAAGACCGACGCCGCCATCATGCTTATGAGCGACAACGTGGACAACCTCAAGGCCGCCGCCGAGGCCATCAAGGACCGTAAGCCGGTGCTCTATGCCGCCACCGCGGCCAACGCCGAGGCCCTGGGCGCCCTGGCCAAGGAGCTGGGGGTGCCCCTGGTGGCCAAGGCCGACAATTACGACGCCCTGGCCGAGCTCTCCACCAAGCTCACCGGCATGGGTCTCAAGGACCTCATCCTGGACAGCGGCGCCCGCACCATCAAGCAGGCCTTCCAGGACCAGGTGGTCATCCGCCGGGCCGCCCTGGGGCCCAAATTCCGGCCCTTCGGCTTCCCCACCGTCACTTTCCCCTGTGAGATGACCGACGATCCCATGAAGGAGATCGCCTACGCCGCCACCTTCATCGCCAAATACGGCGGCATCGTGGTGCTCTCCAGCCTGGAGCCGCACCGGGTCTTCCCGCTTCTCTTGCAGCGGCTGAACATTTACACCGACCCGCAGAAGCCCATGATCGTCACCCAGGGCATCTACCCCATCAACAACCCGGACGAGAATTCGCCCATTGCCATCACTACCAACTTCGCCCTCACCTACTTCATCGTCTCCGGCGAGATCGAGGGCAGCAAGGTGCCCACCTGGTTGTTGATCAAGGATACCGAGGGTCTGTCGGTCATGACCGCCTGGGCGGCGGGCAAGTTCTCCGGGGACGACGTGGGTCAGTTCGTCAAAAAGTCCGGCATCACCGAGAAGGCCAAGACCCGCACCCTGATCATCCCCGGGTATGCTGCGGCCATCAGCGGCGACCTGGAAGAGGAACTGCCCGACTGGAAGATCCTCATCGGGCCCCGGGAGGCCTCCCATATCCCGGCCTTCCTGAAGTCCTTGCAGCAGTAG
- a CDS encoding M48 family metallopeptidase: MLAIFPLLMLLTAWGCSTVPYTGRTQVLMVSQDQELRLGYQAFEQIKYRSRPARDPRMQEAVQRVGQRLAQAAGRPDFRWEFVVIEDPSPNAFCLPGGKVGVYSGLFRYLKNDADLATVLSHETAHVLARHAGERLSHNMLAQMGGTGLNVALAGMGAAPGAGQLAMLGYGLGTQMGLLLPYSRKQEFEADRIGLILMAKAGYDPALGVDFWKRFAQAKGDRARLPAFISTHPADADRIRNLEAGLAEARRYYQAPAEVRDYAAMPPSPPTPWQGHRNTARPAATK; the protein is encoded by the coding sequence TTGCTGGCGATTTTTCCGCTGTTGATGCTGCTAACGGCTTGGGGCTGCAGCACCGTGCCCTATACCGGCCGCACCCAGGTGCTCATGGTCTCCCAGGACCAGGAACTGCGCTTGGGGTATCAGGCCTTCGAACAGATTAAATACCGCTCCCGCCCCGCCCGGGACCCCCGCATGCAGGAGGCGGTGCAAAGGGTGGGCCAGCGCCTGGCCCAGGCCGCCGGCCGGCCGGATTTCCGCTGGGAGTTTGTGGTCATTGAGGACCCAAGCCCCAATGCTTTCTGCCTGCCTGGCGGCAAGGTGGGAGTGTACTCGGGCCTGTTCCGCTACCTGAAAAACGACGCCGACCTGGCCACCGTCCTCAGCCACGAAACCGCCCACGTCCTGGCCCGCCACGCCGGAGAGCGCCTCAGCCACAACATGCTGGCCCAGATGGGGGGCACCGGCCTCAACGTGGCCCTGGCCGGCATGGGAGCCGCGCCCGGAGCCGGCCAGCTCGCCATGCTGGGCTACGGGCTGGGCACCCAAATGGGCCTCTTGCTCCCCTACAGCCGCAAACAGGAATTCGAGGCGGACCGCATCGGCCTCATCCTCATGGCCAAGGCGGGTTATGACCCCGCTTTGGGCGTGGACTTCTGGAAGCGCTTCGCCCAGGCTAAGGGCGACCGGGCCCGGCTGCCGGCCTTCATCTCCACCCACCCGGCGGACGCCGACCGCATCCGCAACCTGGAAGCGGGCCTGGCCGAAGCCCGGCGCTACTACCAGGCCCCGGCGGAGGTGCGGGACTACGCCGCCATGCCCCCCTCCCCTCCCACCCCCTGGCAGGGCCATCGCAACACGGCCAGGCCGGCCGCCACCAAATAA